A part of Pararoseomonas sp. SCSIO 73927 genomic DNA contains:
- a CDS encoding LysR family transcriptional regulator: MTFDLREMEVFRRVMELGSVTAAAAALNISQPAVTRMLQKAEARLGFALFVRERRRLRPTAEAQVMFPGTLGAFTAIELVQRLAGELREGRAGILAIAAIPSLAASILPAAIRRFREKRPESAITLQTFSAHEIIQRIASHRDDLGFIIGPVGHEALVVQDLQSTSLACVMPPDHPLAGQRSIGPEALADHPLICPSRNLVLSEQLARAFADRNVPFRIAVEVSHTHAACALVRAGVGIALMDGFGLMGARADDLVSRPFRPTLLSTARLVTAGLRPVSRLAQDFVDALAGPPAKVGRPQRGGHSRATRP; encoded by the coding sequence ATGACCTTCGATCTGCGGGAGATGGAGGTGTTCCGCCGCGTCATGGAGCTCGGCAGCGTCACCGCGGCCGCGGCGGCGCTGAACATCTCCCAGCCCGCCGTCACGCGGATGCTGCAGAAGGCCGAGGCGCGGCTCGGCTTCGCCCTCTTCGTGCGGGAGCGCCGGCGCCTGCGGCCGACGGCGGAGGCTCAGGTCATGTTCCCCGGCACGCTCGGCGCCTTCACCGCGATCGAGCTGGTGCAGCGCCTGGCCGGGGAGTTGCGGGAGGGGCGGGCCGGCATCCTCGCCATCGCCGCCATCCCATCCCTCGCGGCCTCCATCCTGCCGGCCGCCATCCGGCGCTTCCGGGAGAAGCGGCCGGAAAGCGCCATCACCCTCCAGACCTTCAGCGCCCACGAGATCATCCAGCGCATCGCCTCCCATCGGGATGATCTCGGCTTCATCATCGGGCCGGTGGGCCACGAGGCGCTGGTCGTGCAAGACCTGCAGAGCACGAGCCTGGCCTGCGTGATGCCTCCGGACCATCCTCTGGCGGGCCAGCGCAGCATCGGGCCGGAGGCGCTGGCCGACCACCCGCTCATCTGCCCGAGCCGCAACCTGGTGCTGAGCGAGCAGCTGGCCCGCGCTTTCGCCGACAGGAACGTCCCCTTCCGCATCGCCGTCGAGGTGTCCCACACCCACGCGGCCTGCGCCCTCGTCCGGGCCGGGGTCGGCATCGCGCTGATGGACGGCTTCGGGCTGATGGGCGCGCGCGCCGACGACCTGGTGAGCCGCCCCTTCCGGCCCACGTTGCTCAGCACCGCCCGCCTGGTCACGGCCGGCCTGCGTCCGGTCTCGCGGCTGGCACAGGACTTTGTCGACGCCCTGGCCGGGCCTCCAGCGAAGGTTGGCCGCCCGCAACGGGGCGGCCACTCCCGCGCTACCCGACCTTGA
- a CDS encoding mandelate racemase/muconate lactonizing enzyme family protein codes for MVEIRAYLLGFAPEPAIGNASRMIRRRDFLLLELVADTGARGWGEVFASPAAAAALVRTRLAPIVLGASPHHHGRLYDRMLGTLGYDRRGPGMMAISAVDMALHDLAAQDRGLSVAEALGGALRTRIPAYASAPFITTDAAEPYGHYEAEIDSILRRNFRALKPRAGVSPRADGTMAAAVRRQVGPDVSIMVDINQGYTARAAIESARRMEEAGLLWMEEPVGPEDVAGYAAVSAAVPVAVAGGEALASPAAFRDFLAAGAMSVLQPDLTVCGGYTGFLRVAALAAAYDVPVMPHVFGTVVNMRAALQAAALVTPRRGAPGKYPWIEVDASVNPLLEIAGALPVNADGTMDVPDAPGTGLDLQGERLAPWTGETWRLV; via the coding sequence GTGGTGGAGATCCGCGCCTACCTGCTGGGCTTCGCGCCCGAGCCCGCCATCGGCAACGCCTCGCGCATGATCCGCCGGCGGGACTTCCTGCTGCTGGAACTGGTGGCCGACACCGGCGCGCGCGGCTGGGGGGAGGTCTTCGCCTCGCCGGCCGCCGCCGCCGCCCTGGTCCGCACGCGGCTCGCGCCGATCGTCCTCGGCGCCTCGCCGCACCATCATGGCCGCCTCTACGACCGGATGCTCGGCACGCTCGGCTACGACCGGCGGGGGCCGGGGATGATGGCGATCTCGGCCGTGGACATGGCGCTTCACGACCTCGCCGCGCAGGACCGCGGCCTCAGCGTGGCGGAGGCGCTCGGCGGCGCGCTGCGCACGCGGATCCCGGCCTATGCCAGCGCGCCCTTCATCACCACCGACGCCGCCGAGCCCTACGGCCACTACGAGGCCGAGATCGACAGCATTCTCCGCCGCAACTTCCGCGCCCTGAAACCGCGCGCCGGCGTCTCGCCCCGGGCGGACGGGACCATGGCGGCGGCGGTGCGCCGGCAGGTCGGGCCGGACGTCTCGATCATGGTGGACATCAACCAGGGCTACACGGCCCGCGCAGCGATCGAGTCCGCGCGCCGCATGGAGGAGGCGGGGCTGCTCTGGATGGAGGAGCCGGTGGGGCCGGAGGACGTGGCGGGCTACGCCGCGGTCTCCGCCGCCGTGCCGGTCGCGGTCGCGGGCGGGGAGGCGCTGGCCAGCCCTGCGGCGTTCCGGGACTTCCTCGCTGCCGGCGCGATGTCCGTGCTGCAACCGGACCTCACGGTCTGCGGCGGCTACACGGGCTTCCTCCGCGTCGCGGCGCTCGCCGCGGCCTACGACGTCCCGGTCATGCCGCACGTCTTCGGCACGGTGGTGAACATGCGCGCCGCGCTCCAGGCCGCGGCGCTCGTCACCCCGCGCCGCGGCGCGCCGGGCAAGTATCCCTGGATCGAGGTCGACGCCTCCGTCAACCCGCTGCTGGAGATCGCGGGGGCGCTTCCCGTGAACGCGGACGGCACCATGGACGTGCCCGACGCGCCGGGCACGGGGCTGGACCTGCAGGGCGAGCGGCTGGCGCCCTGGACCGGCGAGACCTGGCGTCTCGTCTGA
- a CDS encoding tripartite tricarboxylate transporter substrate binding protein: MPMLTRRSVLGALAAAPALVSRPARAAWPERPVTLVVPFPPGGSNDVVTRMVAQPLSQALGQPFVVDNRPGANGNIGAAQVARAAADGYTVLVSGNGQNAMNHGLYRNMPYDSRTGFTHVAQLASLPNALVVAENFPARTLADLVRMAKERPGDITFASPGSGSSGHLAMAMLMRAAGIEMLHIPYRGAAPAITDVIAGQVPVVMINVDIPLPHVRAGRLRVLAVTSEARSPLYPEAPTVAESGYPGFSANGWLGLSLPAGAPADIVARLHDAAARALQDPQVRERFAAGGYIPGAGSSADYARFVDSEITKWGAVTRDLNIVLE; the protein is encoded by the coding sequence ATGCCCATGCTGACCCGCCGCTCGGTCCTCGGCGCCCTCGCGGCCGCCCCGGCGCTCGTGTCGCGCCCCGCGCGCGCCGCCTGGCCCGAGCGGCCCGTGACCCTCGTCGTGCCCTTCCCGCCGGGCGGCAGCAACGACGTGGTGACGCGGATGGTGGCCCAGCCGCTCTCCCAGGCGCTCGGACAGCCCTTCGTGGTGGACAACCGCCCCGGCGCCAACGGCAACATCGGCGCGGCGCAGGTCGCCCGCGCGGCGGCGGACGGCTACACCGTGCTCGTCTCCGGCAACGGCCAGAACGCGATGAACCACGGGCTGTACCGCAACATGCCCTACGATTCCCGCACGGGCTTCACCCATGTCGCGCAGCTCGCCTCCCTGCCGAACGCCCTCGTCGTCGCCGAGAACTTCCCGGCCCGCACTCTGGCGGACCTGGTCCGCATGGCGAAGGAGAGGCCGGGCGACATCACCTTCGCCAGCCCGGGCAGCGGCTCCTCCGGCCATCTCGCGATGGCGATGCTGATGCGCGCGGCGGGGATCGAGATGCTGCACATCCCCTATCGCGGCGCAGCCCCCGCCATCACGGACGTCATCGCGGGGCAGGTGCCGGTGGTGATGATTAACGTGGACATCCCCCTGCCGCATGTGCGCGCCGGCCGCCTGCGCGTGCTGGCCGTGACGAGCGAGGCGCGGAGCCCGCTCTACCCCGAGGCGCCGACGGTCGCCGAGAGCGGCTATCCCGGCTTCTCGGCGAATGGCTGGCTCGGTCTCTCCCTCCCGGCCGGCGCACCGGCTGACATCGTGGCGCGCCTGCACGACGCGGCGGCCAGGGCGCTGCAGGACCCGCAGGTCCGGGAGCGCTTCGCGGCGGGCGGCTACATCCCCGGCGCGGGCTCCTCCGCCGACTACGCCCGCTTCGTCGATTCGGAGATCACCAAGTGGGGCGCCGTGACGCGCGACCTCAACATCGTGCTGGAGTAG
- a CDS encoding HD domain-containing protein — MNFLDRRPRREVTDAMRAEVLEDLPELVEIGSEELRRKCVEVWCLALAESSFARVSDIPGESNPGQFALRRGDQATHLRGVTRIALSIADEFAAMDPAVRIDRDVVVAGGLTHDVGKPWEFDAANRARWTGDPSATGLPSLRHPVYGAHLCIAAGLPEELAHIALAHSFEGEHLVRSLECLIVQRADHLWWSIAGGCGLLQPSGDAILQARKIVPRPLRD; from the coding sequence ATGAACTTCCTGGACCGCCGTCCGCGGCGCGAGGTCACCGATGCCATGCGCGCCGAGGTTCTGGAGGACCTGCCGGAGCTGGTGGAGATCGGAAGTGAGGAGCTGCGGCGGAAATGCGTGGAGGTGTGGTGCCTGGCACTGGCGGAGAGCAGCTTCGCGCGCGTCTCCGACATCCCCGGTGAATCGAACCCCGGCCAGTTTGCTCTGCGGCGCGGCGACCAGGCGACGCATCTGCGGGGAGTGACCCGCATCGCCCTCTCCATCGCCGACGAGTTCGCGGCCATGGATCCCGCCGTGCGGATCGACCGCGACGTGGTGGTCGCCGGCGGGCTGACGCACGACGTCGGCAAGCCCTGGGAGTTCGATGCCGCCAACCGCGCGCGCTGGACGGGCGATCCCTCGGCCACGGGCCTGCCTTCGCTGCGGCATCCCGTCTACGGCGCGCATCTCTGCATCGCGGCGGGGCTGCCGGAGGAACTGGCCCATATCGCCCTCGCCCACTCCTTCGAGGGGGAGCACCTGGTCCGCAGCCTGGAATGCCTCATCGTGCAGCGGGCGGACCACCTCTGGTGGTCGATCGCCGGCGGCTGCGGGCTGCTGCAGCCATCGGGCGACGCCATCCTCCAGGCCAGGAAGATCGTGCCCCGCCCTCTCCGCGACTGA